Proteins encoded within one genomic window of Streptomyces sp. NBC_01314:
- a CDS encoding M16 family metallopeptidase, with protein sequence MGHTATAEAGSEGLTVKEHRLDNGLRVVLSEDHLTPVAAVCLWYDVGSRHEVKGRTGLAHLFEHLMFQGSGQVKDNGHFELVQGAGGSLNGTTSWERTNYFETMPTHQLELALWLEADRMGSLLLALDQKNLDNQRAVVQNERRQRYDNVPYGTAFEKIFRLAYPEGHPYRHTPIGSMDDLEAASLEDAQQFFRTYYAPNNAVLSIVGDIDPEQTLAWVEKYFGSIPSYDGKPEPRSGALPDVMGEQLREVVEENVPARALMASYRLPEDGTRACDAADLALTILGGGESSRLYNRLVRRDRTAVTAGFGLLRLAGAPSVAWMDVKTSGDVEVPVIEAAVDEELARFAAEGPTAEEMERAQAQLEREWLDRLGTVSGRADELCRYAVLFGDPKLALTAVDRVLEVTADEVQEIAKARLRPDNRAVLVYEPVAGEEGAEEEAAEADAVETTDENEESAK encoded by the coding sequence ATGGGTCACACGGCCACAGCCGAGGCCGGCTCCGAAGGCCTGACAGTGAAGGAGCACCGCCTGGACAACGGCCTGCGCGTGGTGCTCTCCGAGGACCACCTGACCCCGGTCGCCGCGGTGTGCCTCTGGTACGACGTCGGTTCGCGCCACGAGGTCAAGGGCCGCACGGGCCTCGCCCACCTCTTCGAGCACCTGATGTTCCAGGGCTCGGGCCAGGTGAAGGACAACGGCCACTTCGAGCTGGTCCAGGGCGCGGGCGGTTCGCTGAACGGCACCACCAGCTGGGAGCGCACCAACTACTTCGAGACCATGCCCACCCACCAGCTGGAGCTCGCGCTGTGGCTGGAGGCCGACCGCATGGGCAGCCTGCTGCTCGCGCTCGACCAGAAGAACCTGGACAACCAGCGGGCCGTCGTCCAGAACGAGCGCCGGCAGCGGTACGACAACGTGCCGTACGGCACCGCCTTCGAGAAGATCTTCCGTCTGGCCTACCCGGAGGGCCACCCCTACCGGCACACGCCGATCGGCTCGATGGACGACCTGGAGGCGGCCAGCCTGGAGGACGCCCAGCAGTTCTTCAGGACGTACTACGCGCCCAACAACGCCGTCCTGTCGATCGTCGGCGACATCGACCCGGAGCAGACGCTCGCGTGGGTGGAGAAGTACTTCGGCTCGATCCCCTCGTACGACGGCAAGCCCGAGCCGCGCAGCGGCGCGCTGCCCGACGTCATGGGCGAGCAACTGCGCGAGGTGGTCGAGGAGAACGTCCCCGCGCGCGCGTTGATGGCCTCCTACCGGCTGCCGGAGGACGGCACGCGCGCGTGCGACGCGGCCGACCTGGCGCTCACGATCCTCGGCGGCGGCGAGTCGTCCCGCCTCTACAACCGGCTCGTACGGCGTGACCGTACGGCCGTGACGGCCGGGTTCGGCCTGCTGCGGCTGGCCGGCGCGCCCTCCGTGGCGTGGATGGACGTGAAGACCTCCGGTGACGTCGAGGTGCCCGTCATCGAGGCCGCCGTCGACGAGGAACTCGCCCGGTTCGCCGCGGAGGGCCCCACGGCGGAGGAGATGGAGCGCGCCCAGGCCCAGCTGGAGCGCGAGTGGCTGGACCGGCTCGGCACGGTCTCGGGCCGCGCCGACGAACTGTGCCGGTACGCGGTCCTGTTCGGCGACCCGAAGCTCGCCCTCACCGCCGTCGACCGTGTCCTCGAAGTGACGGCCGACGAGGTCCAGGAGATCGCCAAGGCGCGCCTCAGGCCCGACAACCGCGCAGTGCTCGTGTACGAGCCCGTCGCCGGCGAAGAGGGCGCCGAAGAGGAAGCCGCCGAGGCGGACGCCGTCGAAACCACCGACGAGAACGAGGAGTCGGCGAAGTGA
- a CDS encoding DNA topoisomerase (ATP-hydrolyzing) subunit A — protein sequence MARRSTKTPPPDDAFEERILDIDVVDEMQGSFLEYAYSVIYSRALPDARDGLKPVHRRIVYQMNEMGLRPDRGYVKCARVVGEVMGKLHPHGDSSIYDALVRLAQPFSMRVPLIDGHGNFGSLGNDDPPAAMRYTECRMADATSLMTESIEENTVDFSPNYDGQEQEPVALPAAFPNLLVNGASGIAVGMATNMPPHNLGEVIAAARHLIRYPNADLDTLMKHVPGPDLPTGGRIVGLSGIRDAYATGRGTFKIRATVTVDNVTARRKGLIVTELPFSVGPEKVIAKIKDLVGSKKLQGIADVKDLTDRAHGLRLVIEIKNGFVPEAVLEQLYKLTPMEESFGINNVALVDGQPLTLGLKELLEVYLDHRFEVVRRRSEFRRGKKRDRLHLVEGLLTALVDIDEVIRLIRSSDNSAQAKERLIERFSLSDIQTQYILDTPLRRLTRFDRIELESEKERLNAEIAELTRILESDAELRKMVSGELAAVSKKFGTERRTVLLESSGTQVAAVPLQVADDPCRVLLSSTGLVARTANGEPFAADEDGKRAKHDVIVSAVPATARGEVGAVTSTGRLLRLSVVDLPQLPDTSAAPNLSGGAPLAEFLSLQDGETVICLMTLDESSPGLAIGTEQGVVKRVVPDYPTNKEELEVITLKEGDRIVGAIELRTGEEDLVFITDDAQLLRYQASQVRPQGRPAGGMAGIKLTEGAKVISFTAVDPAADAVVFTVAGSRGTLDDSVQTTAKLTPFDQYPRKGRATGGVRCQRFLRGEDCLSIAWAGPVPARAAQKNGTPADLPEMDPRRDGSGVSLGKTVASVAGPV from the coding sequence ATGGCCCGCCGCAGCACGAAGACCCCGCCGCCCGACGACGCGTTCGAGGAGCGGATCCTCGACATCGACGTCGTCGACGAGATGCAGGGCTCCTTCCTGGAGTACGCGTACTCGGTCATCTACTCCCGAGCCCTGCCGGACGCCCGTGACGGTCTGAAGCCGGTGCACCGCCGGATCGTCTACCAGATGAACGAGATGGGCCTGCGCCCCGACCGCGGCTATGTGAAGTGCGCCCGTGTCGTCGGCGAGGTCATGGGTAAGTTGCACCCGCACGGCGACTCGTCGATCTACGACGCCCTGGTGCGCCTCGCCCAGCCCTTCTCCATGCGGGTCCCCCTGATCGACGGACACGGCAACTTCGGCTCGCTGGGCAACGACGACCCGCCGGCCGCCATGCGGTACACCGAGTGCCGGATGGCCGACGCGACGAGCCTGATGACGGAGTCGATCGAGGAGAACACGGTCGACTTCTCCCCGAACTACGACGGCCAGGAGCAGGAGCCGGTGGCGCTGCCCGCCGCCTTCCCGAACCTGCTGGTCAACGGCGCGTCCGGCATCGCCGTCGGTATGGCCACCAACATGCCGCCGCACAACCTGGGCGAGGTCATCGCGGCGGCCCGCCACCTCATCCGGTATCCGAACGCCGACCTGGACACGCTGATGAAGCACGTCCCGGGCCCCGACCTGCCCACCGGCGGCCGGATCGTCGGCCTCTCCGGTATCAGGGACGCGTACGCGACGGGCCGCGGTACCTTCAAGATCCGCGCCACGGTGACGGTGGACAACGTGACGGCCCGCCGCAAGGGCCTGATCGTCACCGAACTGCCGTTCTCCGTCGGTCCGGAGAAGGTGATCGCCAAGATCAAGGACCTGGTCGGCTCCAAGAAGCTGCAGGGCATCGCCGACGTCAAGGACCTCACCGACCGCGCGCACGGCCTGCGCCTGGTCATCGAGATCAAGAACGGCTTCGTGCCGGAGGCGGTCCTGGAGCAGCTCTACAAACTGACGCCGATGGAGGAGTCCTTCGGCATCAACAACGTGGCCCTGGTCGACGGACAGCCCCTCACCCTGGGCCTCAAGGAGCTGCTGGAGGTCTACCTCGACCACCGCTTCGAGGTCGTGCGGCGCCGTTCGGAGTTCCGCCGCGGCAAGAAGCGCGACCGTCTTCACCTGGTCGAGGGTCTGCTCACCGCGCTGGTGGACATCGACGAGGTCATCCGGCTGATCCGCTCCAGCGACAACTCCGCGCAGGCCAAGGAACGCCTGATCGAGCGCTTCTCCCTGTCGGACATCCAGACGCAGTACATCCTCGACACCCCGCTGCGCCGCCTCACCAGGTTCGACCGCATCGAGCTGGAGTCCGAGAAGGAACGGCTCAACGCCGAGATCGCCGAGCTGACCCGCATCCTGGAGTCGGACGCGGAGCTGCGCAAGATGGTCTCCGGCGAACTGGCCGCGGTGTCCAAGAAGTTCGGCACCGAGCGCCGTACGGTCCTGCTGGAGTCCTCGGGCACCCAGGTGGCCGCGGTCCCGCTCCAGGTGGCGGACGACCCGTGCCGGGTGCTGCTGTCGTCGACGGGTCTGGTGGCCCGTACGGCCAATGGTGAGCCCTTCGCGGCGGACGAGGACGGCAAGCGCGCCAAGCACGACGTCATCGTCTCCGCGGTCCCGGCGACGGCCCGGGGCGAGGTGGGCGCGGTGACCTCCACCGGCCGCCTGCTGCGCCTGAGCGTGGTCGATCTGCCGCAGCTGCCGGACACGTCGGCGGCCCCCAACCTGTCGGGCGGCGCCCCGCTCGCGGAGTTCCTCTCCCTCCAGGACGGCGAGACGGTCATCTGTCTGATGACGCTCGACGAGTCGTCGCCGGGGCTGGCCATCGGCACCGAGCAGGGCGTCGTCAAGCGCGTGGTCCCCGACTACCCGACCAACAAGGAGGAGCTGGAGGTCATCACCCTCAAGGAGGGTGACCGGATCGTCGGCGCCATCGAGCTGCGCACCGGCGAGGAGGACCTGGTCTTCATCACGGACGACGCCCAGTTGTTGCGCTACCAGGCTTCCCAGGTCCGCCCGCAGGGCCGCCCGGCCGGTGGTATGGCCGGCATCAAGCTCACCGAGGGCGCGAAGGTCATCTCCTTCACGGCCGTCGACCCTGCGGCGGACGCGGTCGTCTTCACGGTGGCGGGCTCCCGCGGCACCCTCGACGACTCCGTCCAGACCACGGCCAAGCTCACCCCCTTCGACCAGTACCCACGCAAGGGCCGCGCCACGGGCGGCGTCCGCTGCCAGCGGTTCCTCAGGGGCGAGGACTGCCTGTCCATCGCCTGGGCGGGGCCCGTCCCGGCCCGAGCCGCCCAGAAGAACGGCACCCCGGCCGATCTCCCGGAGATGGACCCGCGCCGCGACGGCTCGGGTGTGTCCCTGGGCAAGACGGTGGCCTCGGTGGCGGGGCCGGTGTGA
- a CDS encoding GTP-binding protein: MLNQSSRQGPGLGQGQGQGPGPSPQGSPQVPVVVLAGFLGSGKTTLLNHLLHRSGGSRIGAVVNDFGAIEIDAMAVAGALGDSTVSLGNGCLCCAVDVSELDVYLERLAEPAAGIDVIVIEASGLAEPQELVRMVLASESPRVVYGGLVEVVDAAEFPETRRRHPEIDRHLALADLVVVNKLDRAEDGERVLSLVRSLSDRAAVVPATYGRIDPEFLFDCRPSEERIGQLSFDDLHRHDRDGQDEEDEEDGHDHAGHLHSGYDSVAFVSDVPVDPRRLMGFLDGRADGLYRIKGYVDFGPYDPRNRYAVHAVGRFLRFYPEPWAECDGNGDESRLSQLVLIGAGIDAPALLKELEACRAENDAPQADEHGMWGVLRYVQEVVAEEPEASYDYR; encoded by the coding sequence GTGTTGAACCAGTCGTCGAGGCAGGGTCCGGGACTGGGGCAGGGGCAGGGGCAGGGGCCAGGGCCGAGTCCGCAGGGTTCGCCGCAGGTTCCCGTCGTCGTCCTCGCCGGGTTCCTCGGTTCCGGTAAGACCACCCTGCTCAATCACCTTCTCCACCGCAGTGGCGGCAGCCGTATCGGTGCCGTCGTCAACGACTTCGGGGCGATCGAGATCGACGCGATGGCCGTGGCCGGGGCGCTCGGCGATTCCACCGTGTCGCTGGGCAACGGGTGTCTGTGCTGTGCCGTCGACGTCAGTGAGCTGGATGTCTATCTGGAGAGGCTCGCCGAGCCCGCTGCCGGGATCGACGTCATCGTCATCGAGGCGAGCGGGCTGGCCGAGCCGCAGGAGCTCGTGCGGATGGTGCTCGCCAGTGAGAGCCCCCGGGTGGTGTACGGCGGACTCGTCGAAGTCGTGGACGCGGCCGAGTTCCCGGAGACCCGGCGGCGGCATCCCGAGATCGACCGGCATCTGGCCCTCGCCGACCTCGTTGTCGTCAACAAGCTCGACCGGGCCGAGGACGGGGAGCGGGTCCTGTCGCTCGTCCGGTCGCTCAGCGACCGTGCGGCCGTCGTGCCCGCCACCTACGGGCGCATCGACCCCGAGTTCCTCTTCGACTGCCGGCCCTCCGAGGAGCGCATCGGTCAGCTCTCCTTCGACGACCTCCACCGGCACGACCGCGACGGGCAGGACGAGGAGGACGAGGAGGACGGGCACGATCACGCCGGGCATCTGCACTCCGGCTACGACAGCGTCGCCTTCGTCTCCGACGTGCCGGTCGACCCCCGGCGGCTCATGGGGTTCCTGGACGGGAGGGCCGACGGGCTCTACCGCATCAAGGGGTACGTCGACTTCGGGCCGTACGACCCCCGGAACCGCTACGCCGTGCATGCGGTCGGGCGGTTCCTGCGGTTCTACCCGGAGCCCTGGGCGGAGTGCGACGGGAACGGTGACGAGAGCCGTCTCAGTCAACTCGTGCTCATCGGAGCCGGAATCGACGCCCCCGCGCTGCTCAAGGAGTTGGAGGCGTGCAGGGCCGAGAACGACGCCCCGCAGGCCGACGAGCACGGCATGTGGGGCGTCCTTCGCTACGTCCAGGAGGTGGTGGCCGAGGAGCCCGAGGCCTCCTACGACTACCGGTGA